The DNA region tccCTTGTACTCACATCATAGCATAGGTTAATGAAGCGGACTTAACAAAACTCTGGACCACCAAAAGTTTGAAAACTCCAGAGGTTTACGAATACTTCCACATGGCCAAAGGCAGTAATCCTCCGAATTATGTCCAGCCCGACAATATGATTATTAGAGGTAACGTCTTAGAAGTATGTGATGACATTATCGTCACCGTCAGAAACAACATGTATGAAAATATGGTTGTTGCTTCAGACTACAACAAATCTAGtaagtaacaatttataatgtttccattaaatataaatttaactgttaTTAGTTCAAGAATGTCTGTTGAAAGAGTTTTTTCTTACTGCATTTCCGGCTACACAATTAGGTCACAGTACTTTTCTAAAGATTGTGTCTAATTTTGGTTGGTCCAGAGATGATGCAATACATTTATTCAggtaaataaagttatttgcCATCAAATACTttactttaagatttaatagGGCAGCTGATATGAAACGCCGAAGAGGAGTTTCGTTTAGAGAGATTCTTTACATGCTTGCATCGCTAGATCCTAAGGTTAATCTGGTGGGTCCTTTAGTTGAGCCAAGAAGTTATTACGTTTTTGGGTAGTGTGGACTGTTTTTCAGTTGTAAACAACTTATTATtcgtttactttattttaagatattttgataaaGACGAAGATGGAATACTAAATGCTTcggaatttaaaacatttatattagaGTCAAGGAAAGCGAGGAAAATGGCGGTTGATCCATCTAATTTGCAAAAAGACTTAGATGAGACCTACAAGTAATATTCTGCGTGCAAAAAAACGCAACACCTAGATATAATTGACTTAttccattaataataatgtgaatAATATTCACctattatagaatattatttgattaaaaattaaacaaaaatcttaaagcatAAATTGTCGGAAGTCAATAATGAGTCGAACCCCTCCTTGATTAAGATACTCATTGACGCATCGTGGCATCAATGTAATAAGATTACCAACATTTTCTTGTAGTATCTCATCCCACACGAATTGAATCTGCTGTTTTAGTTCATTAAGAGTCGGTTGTTGCAATGTTGCAATGTAAATTCCTTAAGCATCGCCCCATCATATCCCGCACATTTTCAATTGGGGTTGTTGCAATGTTGCAATGTAAATTCCTTAAGCATCGCCCCATCATATCCCGCACATTTTCAATTGGGGAAAGGTTAAAAGATTTAAGTGGTCAAGGAAGGAAATCCACATAGGAGGCTTCCAGGatgtttaatgtattcctgGCAATATGTAGACGGTCATTATCTTGCTGAATAATTAGTCCGAGATCTCTTCTTATATAGGGATGAAAATAAGACTCCAAAACGTCATCTACATATCGTTGGAACGTCATATTACACTAATGAAAACTGAAGGCGTTACCAGCAATAGCATCTCATACCATTATACCCATAGTGTTATAAATATGACTCTACACAGCAAAACGTGGATCACTAAACACAATGTGATTCCATTCCTCATCCCACTGACGTTCTATACACTAGTCACTAAGTTGTCGGAGGTAAACAGATTGAATACCAGTTGGCCTACCTTCATCATCAACAGTCATCCGTGTTGAACGCATCCTTTTCCTTAGGGCCCATAATCTATGGGAGCTCTGAGTCTTCCGGAACCTCTTGCTCTACCTCTTCTGTCCTCTTCACTCCATGATTGTCAACATCGTATTACAATACTCACATTTTTGTTCAAACGCACGTTATATATtcagtataaatttttaaataaaacaaattgtgacaaaaactaagtacacgcttatttaaaataccttTTAAAGATATGGAGAAAAAAGAACAAACAAACGACAATACGTTTTCCGATTGACTTActtgtataccaaattttatgaaaatatctaaatgcGTTCTGGGTGTTGggttttttttacagttagtaTATATGATcagagattattttatttaaaaagtacaatAATTTCAGGGCACTGGGATTATCCATTGGAGCAGATGTAACTATGAACGAATTTGTCAAAGCGTGCAAGGATAATAGGATTAAAGGAATTCCCGTAATGTTAAAATCTCCTATGGACATGCAAAAATTCATAAGGTTTCTACTTCATTAATAAGTTTGGCtaaggtatttttattaaaatatgtttaaattttagtaatcgAAGTGGGATACTAAGCAGTAGTCCTAATGCTCCAGCTATTgattgtaaataacaattatataaattacttaaaatcatttttaacattttaacccTTTTAGCAAAAGTATCTACAGTGGTAGCCAATACCGGAGTTTCCTCAAAAGATTTCGAACTAGCTGTGCACACAATCAGAATAAACAAGGACAGCAATCAAATAAACGTTGAACAAGTTTTTAGTGTTCCAGGTAACCTCattcacataatttaattcttgtaCAATGAGAttcattattacttatttattcaatttaatagtttactgacttaatataattcattaaacagAATCAGCATCTACAAATACAATGCGGAGACCCTTGGGTACCGAGGTAGATAGAAAGGCATCAATTGATGTCTTCAGTCCCAATTCGTTTAGCAACGATGTTTTGAAAGCGCTTCGATATTTATGTCCCTTAAacaagaaattgttaaatccTGCCAAAAATGAAAAGCCTACATACAACTGGGGGCAACTTGACGCTCAATCTTTTATTAGAAACTTAACAACTGTCGCGAACATGGCGAAGGAAATTTTCAGAAAAGAACCCAGACTTTTACAACTTACTTCTCCAATGTATGTCATGGgttagtatatttaattttgagaaaattatgaaaattgttcATGCATGAGTCATATTTTAGGAGATCTTCATGGGAACGTTTTTGatttgttacattttgaaGGGACATTGTGGCATCTGGGTGCTAACTTATGTCCCTGTGAACTTCTATTTCTTGGCGATTATGTTGACAGAGGTCCCTTTAGTATAGAAGTTATAGCATATTTATTCGCCTATAAAATACAGAATCCTCACAAAGTTCATCTGCTCCGAGGTAACCACGAAATTAGAGATGTTCAAAAGATGTTCACATTCTACGGGTAACCTCCACTTTATCTCAAATCAAACATACAATATAGATTTATAGGGAATGTTTGCTGAAGTGTGGTGAAAAAGTTGGAGCAGATCTATGGAACACTTTAAACTCAGCCTTTGACAATATGCCAGTGGCAGCTGTAATTGATTCGAAGGTACACATTTTAACCggattaaattgtattttaactgaaaattttttagattttttgttgTCATGGTGGTTGTCCACCTCCTTGGTTATGTCCTGTAATTTCTGCCATTAATGATATACCAGTAACATTGAACCAACCGAATCAACAAAGTTCTTTGGCTTGGGAAATTATGTGGAACGACCCAGtcaagtaaataatatacataattttttttaattacttatattttctatttattaagaCCAAAACAAATGAACGATAAACTAAGTATGGAACTGATGGCGAATGAAGGTTTTGCTGTAAATGCTAGACGAGGAACTGCTCACGTTTTTAGCGCTGAAGCTTTAGACAGATTTTTGAAGGCAAACAAATTAACTCACTTAATTAGAGCTCATGAAGTTGTCCAAGCAGGATACTATGTAATATTACTTATTGACTAAGTATTTCTGTTTtacttttagtttttgtaGATTCAACAAAAAGGTAAAATGGTCACCATCTTTTCATCCTCAAAGTACTGTGGAGGTGAGAATGAAGCTGCTTGTGTGCTTGTAGATCAGGCAAAATTACGTATTTTAAGATTGGCAAAgaatggataaatttataaatacatattacaatatacaaatagtttatttaatttaaataaacaaacatttattacagaacagattaataataagtcaaaaaatgcttaattataattttgtaaaaatttgagcACTACTTATTAATTccgaattatttgaattaatttcataaccAGGAGACAACAATTTATCTTGATGGAAATAGTTTGACAATATCTGAGTTAGTTCCTGGTTTTGTTTTCTCAAATAAACTACTTCAACACTTAGTTCTTttctatctaaaaatttaattacgtgAAAATCTCT from Aethina tumida isolate Nest 87 chromosome 1, icAetTumi1.1, whole genome shotgun sequence includes:
- the LOC109597993 gene encoding uncharacterized protein LOC109597993, which produces MFRAYKDLQDVISAVITCTNEIMLVSDVANELYIPFVKAPTQSSWSQAMTKETNDLFGDVPVNKVLRLNKVYLPDKSPPYAMHCVYHMPINADQKNKSKNTMGKYKGKVKWVNEADLTKLWTTKSLKTPEVYEYFHMAKGSNPPNYVQPDNMIIRGNVLEVCDDIIVTVRNNMYENMVVASDYNKSIQECLLKEFFLTAFPATQLGHSTFLKIVSNFGWSRDDAIHLFRAADMKRRRGVSFREILYMLASLDPKVNLVGPLVEPRSYYVFGYFDKDEDGILNASEFKTFILESRKARKMAVDPSNLQKDLDETYKALGLSIGADVTMNEFVKACKDNRIKGIPVMLKSPMDMQKFISNRSGILSSSPNAPAIDSKVSTVVANTGVSSKDFELAVHTIRINKDSNQINVEQVFSVPESASTNTMRRPLGTEVDRKASIDVFSPNSFSNDVLKALRYLCPLNKKLLNPAKNEKPTYNWGQLDAQSFIRNLTTVANMAKEIFRKEPRLLQLTSPMYVMGDLHGNVFDLLHFEGTLWHLGANLCPCELLFLGDYVDRGPFSIEVIAYLFAYKIQNPHKVHLLRGNHEIRDVQKMFTFYGECLLKCGEKVGADLWNTLNSAFDNMPVAAVIDSKIFCCHGGCPPPWLCPVISAINDIPVTLNQPNQQSSLAWEIMWNDPVKPKQMNDKLSMELMANEGFAVNARRGTAHVFSAEALDRFLKANKLTHLIRAHEVVQAGYYIQQKGKMVTIFSSSKYCGGENEAACVLVDQAKLRILRLAKNG